The DNA window ATTTTTTTAAAGACAATAGAATTATTTGCTATTCTGGTGAAGGCCATAAAATTATTGCCATGAGAAAACATGGACCAATAACCTTAGAAGTTTCAGATATAACATCTGTTGACCATTGGCAATCTATTGCAGTACATGGAAATTATGAAGAATTTGAAGGCAGTGCAGCCAAAGCTTTGCTTCATGATTTTTCATTAGGAATTAAAGATGTTATTTTAAATAAAGAACATAGAGACTTAAACTTTATAAGTGAATTTTCAGCCAAAATAGCGAAGAATGATCTCCCAATTGTATTCGTTATCAATATTGAAGATGTCACTGGAAAAGTGCGACGCAAATAGTATTAAATAAAAGGTATCACTTTTCGATCACGTTTCATGAAATGAATCTTATCTTCTATTATCACCTTCTTTCTATACCCAAATAAATGAAATATTTTAGTCGTTAGAAACAAAGTGATTCTTCTGTTAGCTATTAAACAATAATCATTGTTAGGGTGTTTTTTAATTCCTGGTAGTAGCCTTAAAAACTGATGACATTTCAAATTCCGTAATATTACTGAAAACAATAACCAGAATTTAGATAGTTTTCTTACGATGAAAAAACCGTCTTCACCTTGTTTTTGATATAATGGCATAAAAATCAATCCGTTAAATGCACTTTTAACTTCTCTTACGTCTTCATTAGCTAGAGTTTGATACTTCAATACTGGTTTAAAATTTATAAAACCAGGTTTCATCTTAAACTGATTCATTTCTGATAAAGCATGTCTATAAATAATTTCATAAAATCCTTTATTAAAATTCAGCACTCTACTTAAACGTTTATAATCAAACTTGTTTTTTGAAGTCAATCCTAATTTTTCCATAACTAACCATATAAAAGCTTCACAATACAACACAGATTTTTCATCATCGTGTTGTCCAGCTTCAAAACCTAATGATACATGTCCAAATTCATTTATGTAAGACAGCAATGGTCCATCGAGATATTCTTCAATACCTAAAACAATAGGAATATGAAACTTATCTGCTAAACTTCTATTGTTTAATGAATCACTAATAG is part of the Psychroserpens ponticola genome and encodes:
- a CDS encoding pyridoxamine 5'-phosphate oxidase family protein, which produces MIKNLDKADCQLILRQNYIGHLGYIYRDRPFVIPITYFFKDNRIICYSGEGHKIIAMRKHGPITLEVSDITSVDHWQSIAVHGNYEEFEGSAAKALLHDFSLGIKDVILNKEHRDLNFISEFSAKIAKNDLPIVFVINIEDVTGKVRRK
- a CDS encoding M14 family metallopeptidase — protein: MIKESAKPKTYITEDRIFYSQNNDVNGITLICIGGIHGNEPAGVYGLQKVISDIIVNDIKFKGNFYALLGNMNALQSGVRYKDFDLNRLWTTYEIESLRDDNQYEFDEQKEQYELYTTIKEICNSNHGDFVFIDLHTTSSPTVPFITISDSLNNRSLADKFHIPIVLGIEEYLDGPLLSYINEFGHVSLGFEAGQHDDEKSVLYCEAFIWLVMEKLGLTSKNKFDYKRLSRVLNFNKGFYEIIYRHALSEMNQFKMKPGFINFKPVLKYQTLANEDVREVKSAFNGLIFMPLYQKQGEDGFFIVRKLSKFWLLFSVILRNLKCHQFLRLLPGIKKHPNNDYCLIANRRITLFLTTKIFHLFGYRKKVIIEDKIHFMKRDRKVIPFI